The Ferrimonas balearica DSM 9799 genome includes the window CTCTGATCCGGACCAGGACCCAATCCAGTTCAAACTGGTTTCTTCACCGGAAATTGGCACAGTGACGCTGGACCCGGACACCGGCCTGTTCCTCTATCAACCCAGTGGGAACGACTCCTACCAAACCGCGTTTACCTTCGTGGTGGAAGATCGCCACAACGCCTCAGAGCCTCACACGGTCACGCTGACCATAACCGGCGAAGCCAACACCGATGAGGGCAGCAGCGGCGATCAAGACAATGAGAGCGGGAGTGGTGGTGACAGCAGTGGCGGCAGCCTGGGCCTGGCCTGGCTGATGATGCTGGCCATGTTGCTGCGTCGCCGGGTCACGTTGAAATAACCCTGAACCAACAAAAAAAGCCGGCCTCATGGCCGGCTTTTTAATGGCGTCTGTTCAAGCTTGGCTGCGGCGCTGGGCCCGTTGGGCATCCAGCAAAGCGTCATCCAGTGCCCCTTTGCGTACCGCTTCCAACAACTTGTTGGTCATCTGCTGGGCCTGGTGCCGGGGCACCCGCAAGCGGCTGCACTGGGGGGCTATCTGCTCCAGCGACAGCACCTTCTTACCCAGTTTCAGGGTCAGAATGCGGTGGTCATCGCCGTCGCTGGTTTCAAACACCCGGGCCCGGGTCCGACACTCCTCCAGTGTCAGTTCCCAGATCCGCTTTTTTACCTTGTTGCCCGCCCCTGGATTCACCAGAACATAGGGGCGCAGGCAAGCCAAGGGGCTGGTATCGCCTCGCTCTAACTCAGTCATGTTATCTCCCTGCATTGTCCACCGTCGTTATCTTTGCCCTGTCTACTGCGGGATGACGGGTGAACCATCGCCAACTTAAATGGCGTGCTTAAGGGTTGTCCATGATCCCCATGGCAGCGCGGTACACGGAAGGAAACCAATTTGTAAAAATTTGGTGAAGACCGCAGTGCCGTTATCAAACGGAGAAAACCGCTTATCAGAAATCCGCAGGATTCGGGATCTTCCGACAAGCCGAAAACAAGCAAGGCACCCGAAGGTGCCTTGAACATTTGCAGGGACTCAGTAGCGGGGTGACCGGCGGCCACCCCAGACTGAGTTACAGCTCATGGCCGTGGTGAGCCATGACTTTCTCAGGGCTGTGACAGGTGGCACAGGCTTCCTGAGCCGCTTTGGCGTCGTCTTTCACTGCACCAAAGTAGCCGCCGTTACCCTCAATGTGGGCCATCGCGGCATCAGACAGGTACTTCTGGTGACAGCTCATGCACGCCGCAGTGTCGGAGGAGGCGTACCAGGTCTCCGCAGCCGGATCACCAATCTTGGCAGGCAGCGCGTGGGCCTGGCCGGCGTTACGTCCCAGCTCGAAGCCGTAGTTCAGACCGCCCCAACCTTCAGTGGCTGAGTGGCAGGTCATGCAGTCGGTCTTCAGCAGAGTGCCGCTGCCGCCGTGGCCATTGTCATGACCTTCGGCTTTGTGCGCTTTGTACATAAAGCTGGTGGACTTCAGGCCGCCAGAAGCGGAGTCGCTCTTCAGCTTCTTGTCGTTGGTGTGGCAGGAGATGCAGTTCACGCCATTGGAGTCATGGTAGAACTCCATGCTGTGACAACCAAAGCACTTGCCATCGTCAACAATGGCGCGACGGTTGGCCACTTCGGCATCGGCATCACCCAGTACGGCGCGGTAGGCATCGGTCTGTACATAGGCCGGGTAAGCACCCTCGGTGGTGCAGGCGGTGCGAACGGCGCTGTGCGGCTCAAAGCACACCTTCAGTACCGGCAGGATCTCCAGGCTGCGGCTGGCGATGTCAGCGGGCAGGTCCAATACATAAGTCTTGGAACCTTTGACCTTCTGAGTCACCACGCTGAATACGCCATCGGCATAGACGGTAGAGCCATCACCCTTCAGGCTGAAGCGACGGTGGTCGTAGGTGGTGCCCACGGTGGTGGTGCCGTCGTCAGAGGCGATCTCCTGCGCCGGGTAGTCTTTCTCAACGTCCCAGCTCACCACCATGTAGGGGTTGGAGTAGCCCTGTTGGTAGATCTCATCTTCGGTAACGGTGTTGCCCTGGTCATCCAGCACTTTCACGTCGAAGGTGAGCAGGTTCTGAGCGTTGATGGCAACGTTGGAAACCTCAACACTGTAGCCCTTGGCAGCGGTGTACGGCGCCTTGGCAACGGTGTGATCAACGCTACCGTGACAATCCACACAGCTCATGCCGTCCGGCACCTGGAAGGCACCGTGCTGAACCGGGCTGTCAGTGTGACAACCGGTACAGGCGTTGCCGTTGGCGTTGGCCATCCACAGATCAGCGTCCACCAGCGTGTCATCGGCAACGTGGCAAACCGCACAGTCCATAAAGGGCTTGGTCGGGAACGCCGGGTAATCGAAGGCGTGCGGGCCGTGGTAGCCCTGTACGGTGTAGGGCATGGCAACTTCTTCGCCATTCTCCATGCCTTTGCGGTTCGGACCCATATGGATGGCGTGGATCATATGACCCAGCTCAACAGAAACGCCGTTGGGGTCAGTCACCAGGCCGTTGTGACAGGACTGGCAGTTCTCCATGTCGAGACGGCGGCCACCGTGGGCCTTGAGGCTGTCAGGCTGGTGACAGGTGTAGCAGGTTTCCATCGCCACCAGGTCGCGGGTTTCGATCCCTTCCTGCGCGTCGGTGGAGGGGATCCAGTCGTAGTGCGCGTTCTCGGCCAGTTCATGGCCGGAGGCATACTCAAACTGCATCTCGATGGCGATGCGCTGGGTCAGGTCCGGATCGAACACAACGCCAGCCGCGTCTTCGTAGCTGCTCAGGTCCGTCACGAAGGTGTAGGTGTAGGTACCGTCGCCGTGGTCCACCAGACACTCAGGGCAATCTTTGAGTTTTTCAAAGCCCTGCTCAAAAGTGGTACCCGCGTCGTTGGTGGCTTCGTTCAGCAGCGACATCCACTGCTTCAGTTCACTGGATTCAACCAGTTCCAGCTGCGCCAGAGAGAAGCGGAAGTCGTGGTCCGGGTTCTCGCCGCTCAGCCCGAACAGGCCAACGCCCTGGCGGTTGGCCAGGTCAAAATCGACGGTAATGATGCCGTCGGCGTAGCTGGCGCCACTGATCTGCGCCAGTGCTTCTTCTGCCATATCGATATGCAGGCCGGACGTGCCAGGCTTGCCATCTTCACCGGGGTTACCGGGGGTGCCAGGCGCCCCATCCTGGCCATCTTTGCCGTCGTCGCCAGAACAGCCTGCAAGGCCGAGTGCCATGGCAGAAGCCAGCACCAGCCAAAGGGGGTTTTTATTGGTTTTAGTCATCTTTCATCATCTCCATAGAGCTTTTACCCTCGTCACTGAGGAAACTCGATGACCACCATAACCCGACATAAAATAAGGTTAATTGACCCGGCTCGCACAAAAATTCGCCGCATTGTCGCGCCAATATTGGCCTAGACGTTACTGGAATAACCCTAAACTTTTCCGTTATTTAGCCATCGTTTTTACACCATTCCAGCAACGCATTGCCGCCATCATTCGATGATTGGTTTGCTGGACTGACCGCCACTTTCCGATACAAAAAAGCCCCCGATGTCGGGGGCTCTGAAAGTCAGAACGCGTCGCTGTCGCGGGCCGCCTGTTGTTGCTGGCTGGCGTCCACCAGGGTATTCCATTTGGGCGATTCGAAGATGGCGCGTACCCGGCCCTGGCCCCGCCGAACCCCTTCGATTTTCACCATCACGGTATCGCCGGATGCGTCACGGCCAAACCAGATCCAGTAACCGCAACCGTCGTAGTCGAGGCACTGGTAAAACTCGTCCGGCTCATTCCACAGCGCGTTGCCCACGGACTCCAGTCGGTTCTCCTCCTGGTAGCCGGCGCCCAGCAGCGCATTCACCAGACTGGCGTACAGTGCTTTACCCTCGGTGCCAAACGCGTCGTTCTCAATCTCGATGCTGTTCATCACCACTTTTTGCAGGCCGGACTCGCTGGTGCCAAAGCCCCAATAGCTGGACGCGCGGGAGTGAGGCTTGGGCGGGTTTTCAATGCTCAGCACACCGATGGGGTTACCGGCCTCCACCTGTTCCATTCCGGCCATACTCTGGCCCCATTGCAGGCCAAAGGGCGCCCGGGCCATCACCGGCAGGGCCGTCATGGCGCCGAGCAGCGCCACCATCCAGATTCTCATTCTATTCTCCTTGTTGCTCGCGCCGGAGCAAACTGCTTTGCAAGGCCATCGTCTCTCGACGTCGAAACCGGCCATGCTAAAGAAAGGCTTAGAGCGGTTAAATCCGGGTTGCTGTGTGTTTGCTCATCCGTAGATGAAACCACACCAGCCGAGTGGGCTGTCCGCCTCAGGCGGGCGTTTCAGCGCCATGTGCCCAGCCGGATAAACCCGCCATATCGGCACGCAACAGGCGCTCAAACTCCGCCGCCGGGACAGCCGGGCTGTAGAGGAAGCCCTGGCCACACTGACAGCCGTGTTCCCGCAGGAAGCGCGCCTGCTCGGCACTCTCTATCCCCTCCGCCACCACATTCAGGCTCAACGCCTTGGCCATCGCCAGAATCGCCTCCAGCAGGCTGCGATCGGAGCTGTCGCTGTCCAGCTTTTTCAGGAAGCTGCGGTCGATCTTAAGCTCACTGAAGGGGAACTGCTGCAGGTAACTGAGCGCGGAATAGCCGGTACCAAAATCATCGATGGCCAGGCCGATGCCCATATCCACCAGCCCCTGCAGGGTGCTGTGCAGGTCTTTGTGGTTACCCAGCAACAGGCTTTCCGTCACCTCCACCACCAGGCGTTGGGGCGCCAGTCCGGTGCGGGCCAGCGCTGACTCGATGCTGTGCTGCAGCGGCTCGCAGTGGTGGAACTGGGCACTGGAGACGTTCACTGCCACGGTAACCGGAGCGATCGCCTGCCAGCGGCTGGCCTGGGCACAGGCGGTGGAGAGCACCTGCTCCGCCAGACGGTGGATCAGGCCATTGCGCTCCGCCAGCGGAATAAACTCCGCCGGGGAGACCGGGCCCAGCAGGGGGTCGGTCCAGCGCACCAGCGCTTCGGCGCCGATGATGCGGCTGCGGGCCAGATCCAGAATCGGCTGGTAGTGCACCTCCAGCGTGTTCTGCTCAATCGCCACCCGCAGCCGGGCGTCCAGCTGCACCCGCCGCTGCACCTCCAGGTTGATCTCCGCATCGTAGAAGCTGAAGTCATTACGACCGCGCTCTTTGGCCCGGTACAGGGCGGCGTCGGCGCGCTGGATCAGCTCCTTGGCGCTGCTGCCGTCGTCGGGGAACAGGGTCATGCCGATGCTGGTGCTGACGTAGAAGGTTTCCCCCTCAACATGGAACGGCGCATCGAACAACCGCAGGATGGAACGGGCCCGCTGAGTGGCGTGTTCCCGCCCGGCACAGGCGGGCACAATCAGCAGGAACTCATCACCACCGAAACGGGCTACGGTGCAGCCCTCCGCCAGCGCCAGACTGAGACGGCGGCCACTGTGCACCAGCAGCTGGTCGCCCATATGGTGGCCCTGGGTATCGTTGATGTGCTTGAAGTTATCGAGGTCGATGAACATCAGCAGCACCTGGCTGCCGTCACTGCGGGCCTGCTCAATCGCTTCATCCAGCGCACGCTGGCCCGCAAGCCGGTTGGCCAGCCCGGTCAGGATGTCATGGCTGGCCTGATAGGCCAGCTGTTGTTCCGACGCCTGCCGCTTCGCCACCTCCTGATGCAGCAACCGGTTTTGCTGAGACAGGCTCTTCTGCTGTTGCCTGGAGAGGCTGACCTTGGTTTGCAGCACCAGGTTGTTGTTGCTGATCCGCAGCAGGTAGAAAAAGCCCATTACCACCGGAATGGCCAGCAGCGAGATGGCGGCAATAAACCAGTTGGAGGTGAACAGATCGCGGTTATCCAGCGACTCGAACCAACCCCGGATCTCAAACGGGGTGTGCACCACAGCCACCCGTTCGTAGAGATTGTCCGGGTCCGCTGAGGCGGGCTCTTTGAAGGAGTTCCACGCCAGCATCGGCCCCACCGGGGTCATCAGCTCCAGTCGGCTGGCCTGAAAGCTGTGTTCCTGGGTGGTCAGCAATCGCCGTATCTGCTCGGGATTGATCTCCGCCAGCAGGGTGGCCTGGGGCTGATCATTACGGAACACGGTGACCAGCTGCATGATGGCCAGCTGATCATCCACCCGGGTGGCCCACAGGCGGGTGCCCGTGCCTCCGTGATACAGCTCCGCCAGCGGCAGAGTGGCGAGCGTGGGGCCATTGGGCAGGGTGTCGGCGAGGATGGTGCCGTTGAGGTCCAGCAGGATGATGCGCTGGAACACTGGCTCCGCCTCTTTGAGGTAGAACGCCTGACACTCCTCCAGCAGGTCTGTCAGCGTATGCAGGCTGGCACCCAGGCCGTAAGCCATCGACATCCCCAATGCCCGGTTGGCAAAGAAGGTGTAGAGCGCCTTGTCCTCGGCCAGGCTGGCCAGCTCCGCCTGACTGTTGTCGAAGAAATACTGCATGTCGCGGGCGTAGTTACTGACCCGCAACGCCACCTCGTTATCCTGGTGGCCGCGCAACCGGGTTTGCCCCTCGTGGGCCACCAGTAGCAGCAACACCAGGTAGCTGATCAGCAGCAGCCCTCCGAACAGGAAGGCGGTTTGAGCATTGGGCCGACGAAAGATGGACATAGGTGCGCGCTACAGATTGTCAAAAAACTCGGGGAAGAAGTAGAACACCGAGGGAAAGTGCTTCTCGGCCAGGGCCTGATACGTGCCGTCGGCGATGATGCTGTCGAGGTACTGGTCAAAGGCGTGACGTAGGGCCGGGGCATCTTTGCGGAACGCCACCCCCATCTCCTGCGGCTCGGACACCGGCCCGATCACCTTGATCTCACCGGGCCACTTCTCCAGCGCAATCAGGGTATCAGCCACATCCAGAAGGGTGCTTTCCGCGTCTTTGTTCATGATGGCGGGGACCATCTCGTTCAGTTGCCGCTCCTGGATGGGGAACACCAGTCGGGCCTGGGTTTGGCGCAGTTGGTAGAGGTCCGGGTCGAGGCAGGAGTATTTCATCGCCAGCACGGTGTGGTGGGCCATTTCCGACTTCACCAGCGCGATGTCCTGACTGCGGTTGCCGCTGGGCTCAATCGGACTCATCGGTGAATCGCTGCGGGCCACCAGCCAGACCGCCGAGGGGAAATAGGGCCGGGAGAACGCCACCAGCTGTTTGCGCCAGGGCAGAATCGTGACGCCGTTGGCGATCACGTCACCCTCGATGGGCTGGGGCGGCCCAATCACCAGCTCGCCCTTCTCCAGCCAGGTGCCGATGCCGGTTAACTGACCAAAGGCGGTGCGCCAGCTGGTGGGGACGTATTGATAGTCAACGCCGATATAGCGGGCGAAGCCCTGCATCAGATCAACGTCGAACCCCTCAGCCTGAGGGCCGTTGGGGGTGGTGTAATTGGCAACAAAGTGGGCGTAGGGGACGCCTAAATGGCGCAGAACGCCGGCCTGTTTGACCTGTTCAAGATCGTGCGGGAACGCCGAGGGTGCAGCCAGCACCAGCAGGGCCAGCAACAGGCGGGGAAGTAAACGAATGGCTTGCATAGTATGTCCAGCAAAGGGGGCCATAACGGCCCCCCTTTTATCGCTTACGCCAGCTCCCGATAGACTTTGCGCATGGCGGCCACCAGGCCATCCACATCGCTTTCATCGTGGAACAGGTGGGTGGAGATGCGCAGGGCCTGAGTCGGGATAACGTCATCCTTGTACAGGCGGAAGTCGGTGGTACGGATGATGTAGCCGTACTCCTCGCGCAGGCGGTCACGCATCGCCAGCAGCAGTTCGCCGTCGGTCTGGTCATCAAACGGGTTGACGCTGGTCAGGCCGCAGTTGAGGCCCTCAACGTCCGGCGAGTAGATCTTGGCGTGGGGGAACGCCTTGGCCAGCTTGCGCTTGCAGCGGCTGCCCAGTTCGCGCACGCGCTGTTCAATGCGGTCACGGCCGATGGTGTCCCACATCAGGCAGGAATCGGTCAGTGCCTGCTTGGCCGGGAAGTGGTCGTTACCGATGTACTGCATGCGCTGGCAGATGCCCATCTGTGCCGGAGCCAGGGAGCTGTTGATCAGGTACAGCGGTTCTTCGACGCCCCAGAACTCTTTCAGGCGCTTGGCTTCGTCACGCACGTACAAAATGCCGGTGGCACCCGGGCCGCACTGCCACTTGTGGCCCGGACCCGCATAGAAGTCACAGTCCATATCGTGGAAGTTCAGGTCCATCATGCCGATGCCGTGGGCGCCGTCCACCAGGGTGGGGATGCGGTTCGGGACCGCCACTTCCTTACAGATGCGCTTGGCCGGCAGCACGGTACCGGTTTTGTAGGTGATGTGGGAGAACGCCAGCAGACGAACGCGGGAGCCATACACCGCCACAGCGTCGGCGAATACGCGGATGAAATCCTCTTCGGTGACACTGTTGGCGCCGGTGTCTACCGGGATCTCCAGCTCCACCACTTCCACGCCAAAACGCTGGCTGGCCACGGTCAGAGGCGAAGTCAGGCCCACGTGCTCGTGGTGGGTGGTGAGAATCACATCGCCCGGCTCGAACTGCAGGCCACCAATGATGGTGCAGATGCCATCGGTGGTGTTGCGGCTCAACACGATTTCGTGCTCATCGGCACCGAAGCCCGGTGCAATGGCTTTAATCATGTCACCCACGTGGGCAAAGCCACCGAACTTGCCTTCCATCGCCCAGGGGTCACGGGCCACGATTTCGTTGTTGGTGTCGAACCCTTCCAGAACGCGGCGCGGCATGGAGCCAGTGGTGCCGATGTTCATGTAGGTGGTGCGACGGGCCAGCACAAACTCCTTCTTC containing:
- a CDS encoding putative bifunctional diguanylate cyclase/phosphodiesterase; protein product: MSIFRRPNAQTAFLFGGLLLISYLVLLLLVAHEGQTRLRGHQDNEVALRVSNYARDMQYFFDNSQAELASLAEDKALYTFFANRALGMSMAYGLGASLHTLTDLLEECQAFYLKEAEPVFQRIILLDLNGTILADTLPNGPTLATLPLAELYHGGTGTRLWATRVDDQLAIMQLVTVFRNDQPQATLLAEINPEQIRRLLTTQEHSFQASRLELMTPVGPMLAWNSFKEPASADPDNLYERVAVVHTPFEIRGWFESLDNRDLFTSNWFIAAISLLAIPVVMGFFYLLRISNNNLVLQTKVSLSRQQQKSLSQQNRLLHQEVAKRQASEQQLAYQASHDILTGLANRLAGQRALDEAIEQARSDGSQVLLMFIDLDNFKHINDTQGHHMGDQLLVHSGRRLSLALAEGCTVARFGGDEFLLIVPACAGREHATQRARSILRLFDAPFHVEGETFYVSTSIGMTLFPDDGSSAKELIQRADAALYRAKERGRNDFSFYDAEINLEVQRRVQLDARLRVAIEQNTLEVHYQPILDLARSRIIGAEALVRWTDPLLGPVSPAEFIPLAERNGLIHRLAEQVLSTACAQASRWQAIAPVTVAVNVSSAQFHHCEPLQHSIESALARTGLAPQRLVVEVTESLLLGNHKDLHSTLQGLVDMGIGLAIDDFGTGYSALSYLQQFPFSELKIDRSFLKKLDSDSSDRSLLEAILAMAKALSLNVVAEGIESAEQARFLREHGCQCGQGFLYSPAVPAAEFERLLRADMAGLSGWAHGAETPA
- a CDS encoding transporter substrate-binding domain-containing protein; translation: MQAIRLLPRLLLALLVLAAPSAFPHDLEQVKQAGVLRHLGVPYAHFVANYTTPNGPQAEGFDVDLMQGFARYIGVDYQYVPTSWRTAFGQLTGIGTWLEKGELVIGPPQPIEGDVIANGVTILPWRKQLVAFSRPYFPSAVWLVARSDSPMSPIEPSGNRSQDIALVKSEMAHHTVLAMKYSCLDPDLYQLRQTQARLVFPIQERQLNEMVPAIMNKDAESTLLDVADTLIALEKWPGEIKVIGPVSEPQEMGVAFRKDAPALRHAFDQYLDSIIADGTYQALAEKHFPSVFYFFPEFFDNL
- a CDS encoding OmcA/MtrC family decaheme c-type cytochrome, whose product is MTKTNKNPLWLVLASAMALGLAGCSGDDGKDGQDGAPGTPGNPGEDGKPGTSGLHIDMAEEALAQISGASYADGIITVDFDLANRQGVGLFGLSGENPDHDFRFSLAQLELVESSELKQWMSLLNEATNDAGTTFEQGFEKLKDCPECLVDHGDGTYTYTFVTDLSSYEDAAGVVFDPDLTQRIAIEMQFEYASGHELAENAHYDWIPSTDAQEGIETRDLVAMETCYTCHQPDSLKAHGGRRLDMENCQSCHNGLVTDPNGVSVELGHMIHAIHMGPNRKGMENGEEVAMPYTVQGYHGPHAFDYPAFPTKPFMDCAVCHVADDTLVDADLWMANANGNACTGCHTDSPVQHGAFQVPDGMSCVDCHGSVDHTVAKAPYTAAKGYSVEVSNVAINAQNLLTFDVKVLDDQGNTVTEDEIYQQGYSNPYMVVSWDVEKDYPAQEIASDDGTTTVGTTYDHRRFSLKGDGSTVYADGVFSVVTQKVKGSKTYVLDLPADIASRSLEILPVLKVCFEPHSAVRTACTTEGAYPAYVQTDAYRAVLGDADAEVANRRAIVDDGKCFGCHSMEFYHDSNGVNCISCHTNDKKLKSDSASGGLKSTSFMYKAHKAEGHDNGHGGSGTLLKTDCMTCHSATEGWGGLNYGFELGRNAGQAHALPAKIGDPAAETWYASSDTAACMSCHQKYLSDAAMAHIEGNGGYFGAVKDDAKAAQEACATCHSPEKVMAHHGHEL
- a CDS encoding aminotransferase class V-fold PLP-dependent enzyme gives rise to the protein MSPNHEPQQARRRFLKTTTGLAVAMALPTQALAADDLLHLERHGHQNDDRFWHKVKKEFVLARRTTYMNIGTTGSMPRRVLEGFDTNNEIVARDPWAMEGKFGGFAHVGDMIKAIAPGFGADEHEIVLSRNTTDGICTIIGGLQFEPGDVILTTHHEHVGLTSPLTVASQRFGVEVVELEIPVDTGANSVTEEDFIRVFADAVAVYGSRVRLLAFSHITYKTGTVLPAKRICKEVAVPNRIPTLVDGAHGIGMMDLNFHDMDCDFYAGPGHKWQCGPGATGILYVRDEAKRLKEFWGVEEPLYLINSSLAPAQMGICQRMQYIGNDHFPAKQALTDSCLMWDTIGRDRIEQRVRELGSRCKRKLAKAFPHAKIYSPDVEGLNCGLTSVNPFDDQTDGELLLAMRDRLREEYGYIIRTTDFRLYKDDVIPTQALRISTHLFHDESDVDGLVAAMRKVYRELA